From the Glutamicibacter halophytocola genome, the window GGCGCTGCGAAGCTGGTCAAAGCTCGCTCGGTTGACGGCGAGGTCGGAGTTCTGCCCGGTCACGTTCCGATGCTGTCGGTGCTTGCCGCTGGGGATCTGGAAATCGAACCGGTTTCCGAGTCCCGCTTCTCGGTCCAGATCGACGGGGGATTCTTCTCCGTCGAGTCGGACCGCGTAGTGATCGTTGCTGACAACGCTGTGCTTGGTACCGCAGCGTAGGCGATGAATTGTTTGAGATAACCGCACCAGTTCTAATCGCGCTGCTGATCCTGATCGGCATCGCCTTGTTCTTCGGCGCCATGGCTGTGCGCCGCATTCAATTGCGGCGCACACTGGGCACCTTCGATGCCTCCATCCGGACTCCCCAGGGACAATGGATGATGGTGATTGGCCGCTATGGCGGAGGACATGTAGACCTGTTGCGGTTTTTCTCTGTTTCACCGGTGCCGCGATTCCAGCTTGAGCGAAGAGGGCTGGATATCAGTGGAACCCGTCGCGCCACCGACGATGAAGCCTCGCGGATTCCGCCAGGATTTGTTGTGGTGATGCTGACCCGGAACGGGGATGAGCTGCTGCTAGCCATGGACTACCGTGACTACACCGGTTTTTCTGCCTGGCTTGAAGCCGGGCCGATTGCCGGAAGCTGGCAGATCTAGAATTTCATAAGCAAGAGCCGCCGTGACCTCAAGGTCCACGGCGGCTCTTGTTTTCCCCTCGGAAGGCTCAGAGGTATTGGCCCTTGCGGATGGCCTGCACCAGCTGCAAGTCCTCGTCGAGCACCAGGGCATCGGCGGCAAATCCGTAATGCAGGGAGCCGACCTCGTCGGCCAGGCCGATCAGCGAAGCCGGGACGGTGGTCGCAGAGCTCACCGCTTGCACCAGGGGGACCCCGGCTGCCACCGCATGCCGGAGCACCTGCAGCAAGGTGGAGGTGCCGCCTGCCAATGAATTATCGCTGGCCAGCCGGGCCTGTGAATCAACGACGTTGACCTGTTGCGGGCCAAGCGCGTACTGGCCGTCGGCAAGTCCCGTAGCTGCCATGGAGTCGCTGACAAGCAGGACATTCTCGGCACCGACCAGGCGGTAGACCAGGCGAACGGTATCGGGGGACAGGTGCACCCCGTCGGAGATCAATTCCACGAAGGCGTTGCGATTGGCCGCTTCTTCAAGGCAGGCCGCTACCGGTCCCGGTTCACGGTGGTGCAACTCAGGCATGCCGTTGAACAGGTGCGTGACCGTTGGGCGCTCGGTAAAGCCATCTACGCCGGCGCTGAGCAATTCTTCGCGGGCGTAGCGCAGCGAATCAGCGGCAACCTGGGCCGAGGCGTTGGTATGGCCCAGCGAGGGAACGACACCGTGGGACACCAGCTGCTCGATCAGCTCCTCGCTGCCCTCCAGCTCTGGCGCGTAGGTCATGGTGCGCAATTGGCCGCGGCTGGCGGACACCAGTTCGGTGACGAAGCCCGGATCCGGCAATTGCAGGTAGCGAGGGTCCTGGGCGCCGCACTGGGCTTCGGAAAGGAACGGCCCTTCGGCATGAATACCGGCAATGGCGCCGGACTCGGCAAATTCCGCCAGCAACTCGGCGGCTCCGATCATGGAGTTCGGCTCCGCGGTGACCAATGAGGCAAGCAAGGTGGTGGTGCCTGAGCGATGGAGGTGCTCCAGGGCGCCGGTGATGCTGGAATGATCCGGTGCCGAGAAATCCGCGCCAAGGGCGCCGTGGCAGTGCAGGTCCACCAGGCCCGGGATGATGGTGGTTCCCGCTGCCAGCTCCCGGATTTCATAGTCGGCTGCATCGGGCAGCGCAGCAAAATCATCTTTGTTGCCTGCGAAGCTGATTCGATCTCCATCCACGGCAAGTACGCCGTCGGTGACCTTGAGTCCATCGGAAATCAGGGTGGCGATAAGGGCGTAGCGCGTCGATGTCATGTTCCCAGCTTAGAAGACAGAACGCCCTGAGTCATCGACTCAGGGCAATTGTTCTTAAAGCGGGGTTAGAAAAGCCGGCCGGCAGAGTCGTCGACACCGCGCATTGCGTCATAATCCAAAGTCAAGCATCGAATTCCGCGATCTTCGGCGAGCGTGCGCGCCTGTGGCTTGATCTGCTGCGCGGCGAAGATGCCGGTTACCGGCTTCAGCAGCGGATCGCGGTTGAGCAAATCCAGGTAGCGCGTGAGCTGCTCTACGCCATCGATATCGCCTCGGCGCTTGAGCTCCACCGCGACGGTGGCCCCCTTGGCATCGCGAGCCAGGATATCCACCGGGCCGATGGCGGTCATGTATTCACGGCGGATCAGCTTGTGGCCGTCCCCGAGCAGGTCGATCTGTTCGGCCAGCAGGCGCTGGAGGTCTGCTTCCACGCCGTCCTTGATCAAGCCCGGGTCGGTGCCCAGAGCATGCGCCGAGTCATGTTCGAAGCTGTGGAAGTTGATGGTCAGCTTGTCATCGGTCTTGGCGCTTGCCACGGTCCAGGTGGAAACGGCGCCCAGCGCTGCGGCATCTTCATCGGGTATTCCCTCGCGAAGGGTCAGTGGAGGGTTCATCCAGTTCAGCGGCTTGTAGCTGCCGCCATCGGAGTGGATGAGCACCGAGCCGTCGGCCTTGACCATCACCAGACGAGTCGCCAACGGAAGGTGGGCTCGAAGACGGCCCTCGTAATCTACTGAACACTTTGCAACCACTAAACGCACCTCACACACTTTACTAGCTGGTTGCGTGTTGTGCGGGCAGATACGGCATGATTAATGACATGCCACGTTCAAACCGTCCGCGCCGTTCGAAGAATCCCCGTCCCGGCAAGGCGCGGAATCATGATGAAGAATCAGAGTATGAAGCTGGCGCCGATGACTGGCTGCAACGCGCTCGTTTCGGCGTGGTGCGGCTTCAGGACGCTCCCGATGGCCAGTGGCACGTACGCAAGATTGCACCGCTGAATGCCAATAAGGCCTACATCTGCCCCGGATGCCACCAGAAGATTGGCATCGGAGTCGGGCATGTGGTGGCGTGGCGGGCCGATCACTGGTCCGGCGACGACGCGGCAGCCTCGGCTCGGCGGCATTGGCATCCGCACTGCTGGGACACGCGGTCCTACCGCTACTAGTTGCCGCTAGCGGCGGTCCTGGCGTGCGATGAAGACTTCGCGCAGCAAGATCATGGCACTGGCCGCCACCGGGATCGCCATCAAGGCGCCGGTAACCCCGGCCAAGGTTCCGCCGGCAATGACTGAGATGACGGCGACGGCACCAGGAACCGCGACCGCCCGGCGCATGATGCGAGGCGATACGAAATAGGCCTCCACCTGCAGGTAGCCGAAGTAGCAGATCGCGTAGATCAAGGCGGTCTGCCAACCCAGGGACAGCGTCACCAGGGTGACCAGGATTCCGGCAATCACACCGCCCACGAGCGGAATGAATGCCAGCATGGCCACCAGCAAGGTGAGCAGCGCGGTGAACGGCACGCCGAGAATGGTCATCAAGAGCAGGGCGACCAGCGAGTTCAGAACCGCCACAGTCGCCTGGCCCATGACGTAGTTGCCCACCGAGCGGGTAATCTTTTCGGCGAGCTCGGCGACCCTCTCGCGCTTGGAGCGCGGAGCCAGGCGCAGCGAGAAGCCCATCATGCCCGGCAACGAGGCCAAGAAGTAGATGGCCAGCACCAGGACTATCAGTACGCCGAACATCGACTGGGCTACGGTTTGCGACACGCCAAGGACGCCGCCGAAGACATTGGTTACGGCACCGGAATCTCCGAAGAAGCGGTCCACCTCGGTGGTCACGCGTTCAGAGAGCGCATATTGCTGGTCGATTTCGCGCACCCATTGGCTGTTCAGGAAATCGGCAACGATATCAGGGGCCCGGGTGATGAAGGTGGTGATCTGGTTGACCAGTGTCGGGATGATCAGCGCCATGAAACCGCCGAAGATGCCCAGCATGCCCACCATGGTGGCGACTACGGCCAAGGGGCGGGATAATCCGCGGCGCATCAGGAAGCGGACTACCGGATCCAGTCCGAGCGCAATGAACAAGGCAATGGCAATCCAGGTCAGCAGCGAACCCACATTGGTCAACACGTAGTAGCCGCCCAGGGCCAAGCCCACTCCGATCGTGGCCAGGAAGCCCATCGAAATAGGATGCAGCACAGGGAAGGGGTCGAAGGCCTCTTCCGACTGGTGATCGGGAACCTCGCCCAGCGCTGCGGTGCGGGCTGGAGTGCTGAACATTTTTGCCAGGCTTGCACCGAGGCGCCGGGCCAGCGTGCCTTGCGGCTGCGCGGCCTGGTTTTCGGCGCTATTTGGTCCACTGGATGCCGTTTCCGGGGAATTCACAGGTTGTGAAGCACCCGGCGCTGATAAGGGGGAGGGCGTGCTGGCGCGATCCTCGGGGTCATGAGGATCGTGGTGCTGGCGCTGCTGATCTGGCTCCATGGCACCGAGCATATCGCGGGCGAGAGGTGAATATGTGTTTCAAGACATTGAGTTGAAACACCAATGAGCCACTTCACAGCCCCGGAACGGAACCATGTTCGCGCCGAACTCGTTAGACTTGGGAATGAACTGCTGTAAGACGTAGGCGAATAGGTGAACTCGTGCGAAAAGTAATCTCCGTGATCGCGATGCTGCTGGGGGCTGCGGCCCTCGTAGCCGGCATCGGACAGAAGACCTTTTGGGCCCCGCCCGAAACGGTCACCGCTTCCATGCCGCAACTGGACGGCGAGGCGCCGCTGACCCTGATCGAGCCCTCGGTCAACGACCCGAAGGTCGCACCGGTGGAACTGGTGATCAAGGCCAAGGGCGAATTCACTGCATCTTTGGGACGCAGCTATGACGTGGATGCGTGGGTCGATAACGCAGCGCACGTGTCGCTGACCGGCATCGACACAGTGAACCACAAGATGATCGCCGAATACGTCGATGGCGAAGCCGAAGTGCCCAACCCTGCAGGCGATGACATCTTCTTCGATTCGCAAAGCGCTGACGGCACCATGACCTACCGCTGGACTGCTCCAGATTCGGGCGACTGGTCACTGCTGCTGGCTGCTGGCGGAAAGGACGCTGCCCCAGTGGATATTTCGGTAACCTACGCCAATGACGACGCGATGCCCTTCGCGCTGCCATTGATCATTGCCGGCTCTTTGCTGCTGGTCTTCGGGCTGGCCCTGCTGGTGATGCGTCCGGGCAAGCCGAAGACCGGCTCGAACGCCCAGCACTCCGTGGCCGCGGCGGCCGTTGTTGCCCTCGCCCTGTCCGGTGTCACCTTGCCGATGCAGCCGCAGGATGAATCCAGCGCATCGCCTTCCGAGTCTGCCGCCAAGTCCGGCGATGCCAGCTCGAGCGCCGCATCCTCGGCACCCGCCGAGGAATCCGGTTCCAGTTCCGCCTCTGCCTCGGAAAGCGAAGAGGAGCCGGTCGCCTTCCCGGTGCTGACCGAAGAGCAGCTCAAGAGCGTTCTGGCAGATGTCCAGAAGCAGGTCGGCAACGCCGATGAAAAGAACGACACCAAGGCCTTGGATTCCCGTGCCGCGGGTGCTTTCAAGTACTTGCGCGGCAAGCGCTACGACATGCTCAAGGACGAGTTCAAGGTGGATAAGCCGCTGACCCTGAACACCCAGGTTCTGCGCTCGGCTGCCGTGCCAAATGCCAGCGAGGCAAAGTTCCCCCGCGTGATCTCCGTGGTGACCGCCAAGGACAACGACGCCAATACCCTGCCGCAGGCCCTGACCCTGGTCCAAAAGAGCGCACGGGATAACTACAAGGTTGTTTTCGCCGGCCAGATGCTCCCGAACTCCTCCTTCCCAGGCATTGCCGTGGGCGACCCGGCCACCAAGCAGTTGACCGCTGATGCCAAGGACTTGCAGATGACGCCGGAAAAGGCCCTGGAAGCCCTCGGTGATGTGCTGACCAACGAGGATTCAAAGCAAAAGGGCAAATTTGCCGAGTCCGAGTTCATCAAGGCCATCCATGCGGCCCAGAAGTCCGAGTCCGAGAATGCCGACGAGGCCAAGGTCAGCTATAAGCGCTCGGTCACCAAGGGCGACACCTTCGCGGTGTCCACGCCTGACGGTGGCGCGATTGTGGCAGGCAAGCTGGATAACAAGGCCTTGTTCGAGCGCACCGAAAACGCCGATCCGCTCAAGAGCAGCGACAAGCTGACCGAGCAGCTGCTGGGTTCCAGCTCCTCCAACGGCAACGTGGAGAGCACCTACGCTGAGCCGGTGATGTTCTATATCCCTGCCAGTGGTTCCGAGGACAAGATCCAATTGATCTCCGCTGACCAAGTCCTGCTCGACGTAAAGGAAGTTGACTAGTACCCATGAGCGAAGAGAACATTCCTTCAACCCGTGGCGCGGTAGACCTCTCGGCGTTGGCCCACCATAGCCCGCAGGCCACCGGCACCACCGATTCGGCAGCTGCCAGCTGGACCACCAGCCTGGACGAGGCATCCTTCGAACAGTTTGTCGGCCTCTCCCAAAGCGTGCCGGCCATCGTGTCGCTGGGTTCGCCCCGGGTGCAGGTCTCGGCTGATCTCGATGCCGTGCTGCGCAGGCTGGTCGATGCCAAGAACGGCAAGTTCGTTCTCGGCGTGGTAGATGCCGAAACCTATCCCCAGATCGCCCAGGCTTTCCAGGCCCAGCAGATTCCGATGGTGGTCGCCCTGGTCAAGGGCCAGCCGGTGCCGCTGTTCCAGGGCCCGGCCGCCGAGGAGCAGATTGTGCAGTTGCTGGGCCAGCTGGAACAGCTCGCCGTGCAGCAGGGCCTGGGCGGAACGGTGCCGCCATTGAGCGGAACCGCTGGGAACACCGAGCCCGAGTTGCCGCCGCTGCACCAGAAGGCCGTGGATGCGATTGACGCGGGCGACTACGCCGCCGCCGAAGCCGCCTACCTCGAAGCGCTGAACGAGAAGCCGAACGACCACGACGCGCAGGTGGGCGTATACCAGGTGCGGCTGCTCTCGCGCACGCAGAACCTCGATTTGAACACGTCGCGCGAACTGGCAGCGCAGAATCCGCAAGAGATTGCCGCGCAACTCGATGTCGCTGATCTTGATCTGATCGGCGGCCACGTGGAGGATGCCTTTGCCCGTCTGGTGTCGTTGATTTCGAAACTGGCAGACGATGATCGCGAACGAGTTCGCCGCCGCCTCATCGAGCTCTACGCAGTGGTCGGAAACAACGATCCGCGCGTGGCTGCCTCGCGACAGAAACTGGCGCGCGTCCTGTTCTGATCCGTCCCGCTTCGCTGTGCCCCGGCCGACAAGTTCGCTTGTCGGCCGGGGCTTTTTGCACCTAAGATTAATTCCAAAGGATGATGCTTATTTCCCAGGCGTGTTGCTAGCCTGAAAATATGACTCAGATCGCACTGGATATTCGCGGCCTCGCCAAGCAATTTGGCCCCAAGGTCGCGGTGGATAACGTCAGCCTGCAGGTGCCTGCAGGCTCTTTCTATGGCCTCGTGGGCCCCAACGGAGCCGGCAAAACCACGATGCTGTCCATGGCCACCGGACTGCTCAGGCCCGATTCCGGCCAAGCTCTGGCCAATGGGGTGGATATCTGGGCTGATCCCCAGGCGGCCAAGGCAACCCTGGGCGTGCTGGCCGATGGCGTGCGCCAGTTCGACCGGCTGACCGGCCGGCAGCTGGTGAGCTATTCGGGGCTCTTGCGCGGCATGGACCGGGCCGAGGTCGCTGAGCGCACCGAGGACCTGTTGCGCGTCATGGATCTGACCGGTGACGGCGACAAGCTGGTGGTGGACTATTCGGCCGGCATGACCAAGAAGATCTCGCTGGCCACGGCGATGATCCACTCGCCCAAGCTGCTGGTGCTGGATGAGCCCTTCGAGGCCGTTGACCCGGTATCGGCCGCCAATATCCGCGACATCCTCAACGACTACGTTGAATTTGGCGGCACCGTGATCGTTTCCTCGCATGTGATGGATCTCGTGCAGCGCATGTGCACCCACGTGGCAGTGATTGCCGGCGGCGTGCTCAAGGCGCAGGGCTCGGTTGAGCAGGTGCGCGGCGGCATGAGCCTGGAGGACCGGTTCGTTGATCTGGTGGGCGGACGGGCAAACAACGAAGGGCTGTCATGGTTGCGCACATCCTCAAACTGAAGCTTTTGCTGCTGGCCAATGGGTTCAAGCGTTCGACAGGCCAGCTGATCGGCGTGATCATCGGCGGGTTGTACGCCTTAGGGATGATCGTGATGCTCACGCTCGCGGCCTGGTTCCTGGCCGGCGAAACCGCCATCGACGCCGAATTGAGCATCCTCATCGGTTCACTGGCGGTGCTTGGCTGGGCCATCATTCCGCCGCTGCTCACCGGCGTTGACCTGACCTTGGAGCCTTCGCGCTTTGTGCACTTCGGCATTCCGCAGAAGGTCCTGGGCCCGGCGCTGGTGCTCTCCGGCTTCATCTCGGTTCCGGCGATCTTGACGATTATCGGGCTGGTGGGCGGGTCGCTGATCTGGCGGCTTGAGCCACTGGTGCTGCCGGTTGCCGTCGTGGCGGCCATCGCCACCGCGGTGATGGCGGTCCTGGTCTGCCAGTATTTGACGATCATGGCCACGGCCCTGCGTGCCAAGCGCCGCTTCCGCGAACTGACCTTCGCCGTGCTGTTCCTGCTGCTGATCTGCCTGGGGCCGATCATCTCCTCGATCGCCTCGGCCGCCAACAGCCTGCTGGACTGGGTCGGACCGATCGCCAGCGTCCTGGCCTACACTCCGCTCGGAGCCGCCGCGGCCCTGCCCGGTGCGCTGGCCCAGGGCGATTACCTGCAATTTGCCATCTGCTTGATTCTTGCGGTGGCCTACCTGGGGGGACTGTATTGGCTGGTGAACCGGGCGACGGCGCAGGCCACGGTCACCCCTCCGCCGCAACAGCGGGCCGCCAAGCAGAGCGGACTGGGCTTTTTCAAGTACACCCCGGGGACGCCCACAGGCGCGGTGATCGCCCGCGCTCTGACCTATTGGCTCAAGGACCCGCGCTACGCCATCGGTGTGCTGATGGTGCCGGTATTGCCGCTGCTCTTCTGGTTCACCGGCAGCCAGTCCGGAAACTACACCATGATGTATCTGCTGGGGCCCTTGATTGGAGTCCTGCTCGGCTTTTCGATTTCAGCGGATATTTCCTACGACAACACTGCCTTTGCCCTGCACGTGCTGACCGGAGTATCGGGGCGTGCCGACCGCGCCGGACGCGCGCTGGCCTGCTTTGCGCTGTCGATTATCCCGGTGCTGGCGGCGGCCATCCTGCCTGGCGCGATCGCCGGCGAAGCGTGGCGGATCCCGGGGGACCTGGGCCTGTC encodes:
- a CDS encoding F0F1 ATP synthase subunit epsilon, whose product is MAELQVEIVAADHFVWSGAAKLVKARSVDGEVGVLPGHVPMLSVLAAGDLEIEPVSESRFSVQIDGGFFSVESDRVVIVADNAVLGTAA
- a CDS encoding DUF2550 domain-containing protein, with product MFEITAPVLIALLILIGIALFFGAMAVRRIQLRRTLGTFDASIRTPQGQWMMVIGRYGGGHVDLLRFFSVSPVPRFQLERRGLDISGTRRATDDEASRIPPGFVVVMLTRNGDELLLAMDYRDYTGFSAWLEAGPIAGSWQI
- a CDS encoding N-acetylglucosamine-6-phosphate deacetylase, whose translation is MTSTRYALIATLISDGLKVTDGVLAVDGDRISFAGNKDDFAALPDAADYEIRELAAGTTIIPGLVDLHCHGALGADFSAPDHSSITGALEHLHRSGTTTLLASLVTAEPNSMIGAAELLAEFAESGAIAGIHAEGPFLSEAQCGAQDPRYLQLPDPGFVTELVSASRGQLRTMTYAPELEGSEELIEQLVSHGVVPSLGHTNASAQVAADSLRYAREELLSAGVDGFTERPTVTHLFNGMPELHHREPGPVAACLEEAANRNAFVELISDGVHLSPDTVRLVYRLVGAENVLLVSDSMAATGLADGQYALGPQQVNVVDSQARLASDNSLAGGTSTLLQVLRHAVAAGVPLVQAVSSATTVPASLIGLADEVGSLHYGFAADALVLDEDLQLVQAIRKGQYL
- the nucS gene encoding endonuclease NucS; translation: MRLVVAKCSVDYEGRLRAHLPLATRLVMVKADGSVLIHSDGGSYKPLNWMNPPLTLREGIPDEDAAALGAVSTWTVASAKTDDKLTINFHSFEHDSAHALGTDPGLIKDGVEADLQRLLAEQIDLLGDGHKLIRREYMTAIGPVDILARDAKGATVAVELKRRGDIDGVEQLTRYLDLLNRDPLLKPVTGIFAAQQIKPQARTLAEDRGIRCLTLDYDAMRGVDDSAGRLF
- a CDS encoding AI-2E family transporter; the encoded protein is MEPDQQRQHHDPHDPEDRASTPSPLSAPGASQPVNSPETASSGPNSAENQAAQPQGTLARRLGASLAKMFSTPARTAALGEVPDHQSEEAFDPFPVLHPISMGFLATIGVGLALGGYYVLTNVGSLLTWIAIALFIALGLDPVVRFLMRRGLSRPLAVVATMVGMLGIFGGFMALIIPTLVNQITTFITRAPDIVADFLNSQWVREIDQQYALSERVTTEVDRFFGDSGAVTNVFGGVLGVSQTVAQSMFGVLIVLVLAIYFLASLPGMMGFSLRLAPRSKRERVAELAEKITRSVGNYVMGQATVAVLNSLVALLLMTILGVPFTALLTLLVAMLAFIPLVGGVIAGILVTLVTLSLGWQTALIYAICYFGYLQVEAYFVSPRIMRRAVAVPGAVAVISVIAGGTLAGVTGALMAIPVAASAMILLREVFIARQDRR
- a CDS encoding co-chaperone YbbN codes for the protein MSEENIPSTRGAVDLSALAHHSPQATGTTDSAAASWTTSLDEASFEQFVGLSQSVPAIVSLGSPRVQVSADLDAVLRRLVDAKNGKFVLGVVDAETYPQIAQAFQAQQIPMVVALVKGQPVPLFQGPAAEEQIVQLLGQLEQLAVQQGLGGTVPPLSGTAGNTEPELPPLHQKAVDAIDAGDYAAAEAAYLEALNEKPNDHDAQVGVYQVRLLSRTQNLDLNTSRELAAQNPQEIAAQLDVADLDLIGGHVEDAFARLVSLISKLADDDRERVRRRLIELYAVVGNNDPRVAASRQKLARVLF
- a CDS encoding ABC transporter ATP-binding protein, which codes for MTQIALDIRGLAKQFGPKVAVDNVSLQVPAGSFYGLVGPNGAGKTTMLSMATGLLRPDSGQALANGVDIWADPQAAKATLGVLADGVRQFDRLTGRQLVSYSGLLRGMDRAEVAERTEDLLRVMDLTGDGDKLVVDYSAGMTKKISLATAMIHSPKLLVLDEPFEAVDPVSAANIRDILNDYVEFGGTVIVSSHVMDLVQRMCTHVAVIAGGVLKAQGSVEQVRGGMSLEDRFVDLVGGRANNEGLSWLRTSSN